The Paraburkholderia sp. ZP32-5 genome includes a window with the following:
- a CDS encoding helix-turn-helix domain-containing protein gives MQLENHTLTDAGEHAALLSGWEQQYFQLDCGQFHGRLQQIGVDGIHVFYESVNRRIVQQGSTPSDMLVFGVVLDANSPVTFADRSVTADSMICARANREFVLHFPGETALLGVGVRQPFLDEHPELAARLESYISGKSSVIPLALSAREQFIALWRHVTDEAFALNQFAQPDLAQRCVSAQILDMLDSLVESDSRDAKADITWMSHSDVVARAHDMIVARPLEPVTVQELCEALRISRRTVQTSFRLVTGKSPVEYMRAIRLNHVRQLLRKSPSTELTVRDAAQRWGFFHSGHFTQDYRDLFDAMPSDNRPR, from the coding sequence ATGCAGCTCGAGAATCACACCCTTACCGACGCCGGCGAACACGCGGCGCTGCTTTCCGGCTGGGAACAGCAGTATTTTCAGCTCGACTGCGGGCAATTTCATGGTCGGCTTCAGCAAATCGGCGTGGACGGCATCCACGTGTTTTATGAATCGGTGAATCGCCGTATCGTGCAACAGGGCAGCACGCCGAGCGACATGCTGGTGTTCGGCGTCGTGCTCGATGCGAACTCGCCGGTGACTTTCGCGGACCGTTCCGTCACTGCCGATTCGATGATCTGCGCGCGAGCCAACCGCGAGTTCGTGCTGCATTTCCCGGGCGAAACCGCGTTGCTCGGCGTCGGCGTGAGGCAGCCGTTCCTCGACGAACATCCGGAACTGGCTGCGCGTCTCGAAAGCTACATATCGGGCAAGAGCTCGGTGATTCCACTCGCGCTCAGCGCGCGCGAACAGTTCATCGCGCTGTGGCGCCACGTTACCGACGAAGCGTTTGCGCTGAACCAGTTCGCGCAGCCGGATCTCGCGCAGCGCTGCGTATCGGCGCAGATTCTCGACATGCTCGACTCGCTGGTCGAGAGCGACAGCCGCGACGCAAAGGCCGACATCACGTGGATGTCGCATAGCGACGTGGTGGCACGCGCCCACGACATGATCGTCGCGCGGCCGCTGGAACCGGTGACCGTGCAGGAACTGTGCGAAGCGCTGCGAATCAGCCGCCGCACCGTGCAGACGAGTTTCCGTCTCGTGACCGGCAAATCGCCGGTCGAATATATGCGCGCGATCCGTCTGAATCACGTGCGCCAGTTGCTGCGCAAATCGCCGTCCACCGAGCTGACCGTGCGCGATGCGGCGCAACGGTGGGGCTTTTTTCACTCGGGGCACTTTACGCAGGACTATCGGGATCTGTTCGATGCGATGCCGTCGGATAATCGGCCGCGGTGA
- a CDS encoding MFS transporter translates to MNTSLADPQESAMREQMDTHSRARLWVAILAGVIGPEVFIVQPAVVEGFVRYLGFDPVAAGYAASVEVWGIALSSILLPLFAKRLNWRAVIVLSVLLMAFGNAASAFASSHDVFLVLRFLVGIGAGGLVSLSFAAVGLSANPERNFGYLVMWVMIYGALGLWLVPSAFALGGIKLLLFFFAAFPLLLLPFVHLLPRGGESAPQTDANAIELPTLAKASALLAMLLYFVAQGIVWAYLFLMGTDDGLGEQQVANALTLSQFMGVLGAWTFGACGARIGRSRALTVSVLGGSLCLLVLTAHTTFAMFALVVCVYNFFWNVAQPALLSAMAVFDRRGRMVLAATAMQMIGLASGPALAAWVMSSGSYAKVIGAGVALFVASWFLIHFPVRRHAALLRRAHAVPASETFDV, encoded by the coding sequence ATGAATACGTCACTCGCAGATCCGCAGGAGAGCGCCATGCGCGAACAGATGGACACGCATTCCCGCGCGCGTTTGTGGGTGGCGATACTCGCGGGTGTAATCGGCCCGGAGGTGTTCATCGTCCAGCCGGCGGTCGTCGAGGGCTTCGTCCGGTATCTCGGCTTCGACCCGGTCGCGGCGGGCTACGCCGCGTCGGTCGAGGTATGGGGCATCGCGCTCAGCTCGATCCTGCTGCCGCTGTTCGCGAAGCGTCTGAACTGGCGCGCGGTGATCGTGCTGTCGGTGCTGCTGATGGCATTCGGCAACGCGGCCTCCGCGTTCGCATCCTCGCACGATGTATTTCTGGTGCTGCGATTCCTCGTCGGTATCGGCGCGGGCGGTCTCGTGTCGCTGAGCTTCGCGGCGGTCGGTTTGAGCGCGAATCCGGAGCGCAACTTCGGCTATCTGGTCATGTGGGTGATGATCTACGGCGCGCTCGGGTTATGGCTCGTGCCGAGCGCGTTCGCACTCGGCGGCATCAAACTGCTGCTGTTTTTCTTTGCGGCATTTCCGCTGCTGCTGTTGCCGTTCGTTCATTTGCTGCCGCGCGGTGGCGAAAGCGCGCCGCAAACCGATGCGAACGCAATCGAGTTGCCCACGCTCGCGAAAGCGTCCGCGTTGCTGGCGATGCTGCTGTATTTCGTCGCGCAAGGGATCGTGTGGGCCTATCTGTTCCTGATGGGCACCGACGATGGCCTCGGCGAGCAACAGGTTGCCAATGCGCTGACACTGTCGCAATTCATGGGCGTGCTCGGCGCATGGACGTTCGGTGCGTGCGGCGCGCGCATCGGCCGCTCGCGCGCGTTGACGGTCAGCGTGCTCGGCGGCTCGCTGTGCCTGCTTGTGCTGACCGCGCATACGACGTTCGCGATGTTCGCGCTCGTCGTGTGCGTCTACAACTTCTTCTGGAACGTCGCGCAGCCGGCATTGCTGTCGGCGATGGCCGTGTTCGACCGGCGCGGGCGCATGGTGCTCGCCGCGACCGCGATGCAGATGATCGGCCTCGCGTCCGGTCCCGCGCTCGCCGCCTGGGTGATGAGCTCCGGCAGCTACGCGAAGGTGATCGGCGCGGGTGTCGCGCTGTTCGTCGCAAGCTGGTTCCTTATCCATTTCCCGGTACGGCGGCACGCGGCCTTGCTGCGCCGCGCGCATGCTGTACCGGCTTCGGAGACGTTCGATGTCTGA
- the hpaC gene encoding 4-hydroxyphenylacetate 3-monooxygenase, reductase component, which translates to MSNSSSATPLPVSDERKQFRQAMAHLSAAVNVITTAGPFGRCGITASAVCSVTDSPPTLLVCLNRSSAMHTVFAGNRHICVNVLPGEHELLAKHFAGLTQLPMDARFDLPVWDEGEHGVPVLRDALASLQGEIVECKDVGSHSVIFVEATQIRVRSDGDGLVYFDRNFHRLARLCAA; encoded by the coding sequence ATGTCCAATTCATCTAGTGCGACCCCGCTTCCGGTGAGCGATGAGCGCAAGCAATTTCGCCAGGCGATGGCGCATCTGTCGGCGGCCGTCAACGTGATCACGACAGCCGGGCCGTTCGGCCGTTGCGGCATTACCGCAAGCGCCGTGTGTTCGGTGACGGATTCGCCGCCGACGCTGCTGGTTTGCCTGAACCGTTCCAGCGCGATGCACACCGTGTTCGCGGGCAATCGCCACATCTGCGTGAACGTGCTGCCCGGCGAACACGAACTGCTCGCGAAGCACTTTGCGGGGCTCACGCAACTGCCGATGGACGCGCGCTTCGATCTGCCGGTGTGGGACGAAGGCGAACACGGCGTGCCGGTGCTGCGCGATGCGCTCGCGAGCTTGCAGGGAGAGATCGTCGAGTGCAAGGACGTCGGCTCGCACTCGGTCATCTTCGTGGAGGCTACGCAGATTCGCGTGCGCAGCGATGGCGATGGGCTCGTGTACTTCGATCGCAATTTCCATCGGCTCGCGCGGCTGTGCGCTGCGTAG
- a CDS encoding Imm32 family immunity protein, whose protein sequence is MTELGELKIWGTTEGSDKSLKLDEISILANAEVIRALGVFLINAAYEMDANDVEHMHLQDSIANFSYKNHVDVIAINQEKVKLDNN, encoded by the coding sequence ATGACAGAACTTGGTGAATTGAAGATTTGGGGAACGACCGAAGGTAGTGATAAATCGCTGAAGCTGGATGAAATTTCCATCCTTGCGAATGCTGAGGTCATCCGCGCACTCGGAGTTTTTTTGATTAATGCGGCTTACGAAATGGATGCTAACGATGTTGAACACATGCATCTTCAAGATTCGATTGCGAACTTCTCGTATAAAAACCACGTCGATGTAATCGCGATCAATCAAGAGAAAGTTAAGTTGGACAACAATTGA
- a CDS encoding aminotransferase class III-fold pyridoxal phosphate-dependent enzyme → MSDQDLLQRRYRVLGKRAPLFYDEPLHIVRGEGVWLYDADGRRYLDAYNNVPHVGHCHPRVSDAIAKQAAQLNTSTRYLHENIVAYGERLVSTFDASLPMVMFCCTGSEANELALRIARECTGNMGIICTAHSYHGNTAAVVQASSFLSGEAQRGRYVRTIPVIDPYRERGDLSDDELASRYADEVQAAIDAFEADGVRVAGLLMCSGLSCEGLPDVPAGYLARAVEKVRRAGGVYISDEVQGGFGRFGSHFWGHQKLGVTPDIVTMGKPMGNGHPLGGVVARRELIEDFAERNPMYFNTFAGNPVSCAAGMAVLDVIADEGLQQNAQTVGQYVLDSLRALAARHSAIGDLRGSGLFFAVEMVEDRASKTPAGSVARRVVNAMRERGVLISRIGIHDNILKIRPPMPFSSANADQLIDTLDGVLNAL, encoded by the coding sequence ATGTCTGATCAGGATCTGTTGCAACGCCGCTACCGTGTGCTCGGCAAGCGTGCGCCGCTGTTCTACGACGAGCCGCTGCATATCGTGCGCGGCGAGGGCGTGTGGCTGTACGACGCCGATGGGCGGCGCTATCTCGATGCGTATAACAACGTGCCGCATGTCGGCCATTGCCATCCGCGCGTGAGCGATGCGATCGCGAAACAGGCGGCGCAGCTGAACACCAGCACGCGCTATCTGCACGAGAATATCGTTGCGTATGGCGAGCGGCTCGTGTCGACTTTTGACGCATCGCTGCCGATGGTGATGTTCTGCTGCACCGGCAGCGAGGCAAACGAACTTGCGTTGCGTATCGCGCGCGAATGCACCGGCAATATGGGCATTATCTGCACCGCGCATTCGTATCACGGCAATACGGCGGCGGTCGTGCAGGCCAGCTCGTTTCTGTCGGGCGAAGCGCAGCGCGGCCGTTATGTGCGTACGATTCCCGTCATCGATCCGTATCGCGAGCGCGGCGATCTCAGCGACGATGAACTCGCGAGCCGCTATGCCGATGAGGTGCAGGCGGCGATCGACGCGTTCGAGGCCGACGGCGTGCGCGTCGCGGGATTGCTGATGTGCTCGGGACTGTCGTGCGAAGGCTTGCCCGACGTGCCCGCGGGTTATCTCGCGCGCGCGGTGGAGAAGGTGCGGCGCGCGGGCGGCGTCTATATCTCGGATGAAGTGCAGGGCGGTTTCGGCCGGTTCGGCTCGCATTTCTGGGGGCATCAGAAGCTCGGCGTGACACCCGACATCGTGACGATGGGCAAGCCGATGGGCAACGGCCATCCGCTTGGCGGCGTGGTCGCGCGCCGCGAACTGATCGAAGATTTCGCCGAACGCAATCCGATGTACTTCAACACGTTCGCCGGTAATCCGGTGTCGTGCGCGGCGGGCATGGCGGTGCTCGACGTGATCGCCGACGAAGGCTTGCAGCAGAACGCGCAAACCGTTGGGCAGTATGTGCTCGATAGTCTGCGCGCGCTCGCGGCCAGGCACTCGGCGATCGGCGATTTGCGTGGCAGCGGCCTCTTTTTCGCGGTCGAAATGGTCGAGGACCGGGCCAGCAAGACGCCTGCCGGCAGTGTCGCGCGCCGCGTCGTCAATGCGATGCGCGAGCGCGGCGTGCTGATCAGCCGGATCGGCATCCACGACAACATCCTGAAGATCCGCCCGCCGATGCCGTTTTCGAGCGCCAACGCCGATCAGTTGATCGACACGCTCGACGGCGTACTCAACGCCCTCTGA
- a CDS encoding phosphotransferase enzyme family protein produces the protein MIAPIKIRENAVFRVDTRDGRRAVLRIHRLGYHDDAALHSEFEWMHALAGAGIEVPRVMKSRAGHPFERVHTDELPAGRQIDVLEWIDGRQLGALESGLDGGDGDIAQRYCTLGGIAARMHNHTSTWRAPEGFQRHSWCEQGLAGDEPLWGRFWELEPLSVSQRRLFERARDAIRSDLAAYGKDSAQFGLIHADLVPENVLVDGGSVRVIDFDDAGFGWHLFDVATSLYFIRGEPYFDTAMEAFVTGYREHRPLGDAQLRRLPLFMAARGTTYLGWVHRRKHTDTAKTLTPVLIDYAVSAVEEYLGSR, from the coding sequence ATGATCGCGCCGATCAAGATTCGCGAGAACGCGGTGTTTCGCGTGGATACGCGCGACGGTCGGCGCGCGGTACTGCGTATTCACCGGCTCGGCTATCACGACGACGCGGCGCTGCACTCGGAATTCGAATGGATGCATGCGCTCGCGGGCGCCGGCATCGAGGTGCCACGCGTGATGAAGTCGCGGGCAGGGCACCCATTCGAGCGCGTGCACACAGATGAGCTGCCGGCGGGGCGGCAGATCGATGTGCTCGAATGGATCGACGGGCGTCAGCTCGGCGCGCTCGAATCGGGACTCGACGGCGGCGACGGCGATATCGCGCAGCGTTACTGCACGTTGGGCGGTATCGCGGCGCGGATGCACAACCATACGAGCACGTGGCGGGCGCCTGAGGGGTTCCAGCGGCATAGCTGGTGCGAGCAGGGCCTCGCGGGCGACGAGCCGTTGTGGGGGCGTTTCTGGGAGCTCGAGCCATTGAGTGTGTCGCAACGGCGCCTGTTCGAGCGGGCCCGCGACGCGATCCGGAGCGACCTCGCCGCGTATGGCAAGGACAGCGCGCAGTTCGGGCTGATCCACGCGGACCTGGTGCCGGAAAACGTGCTGGTGGACGGAGGAAGCGTGCGCGTGATCGATTTCGATGACGCGGGCTTCGGCTGGCATCTGTTCGACGTCGCGACGTCGCTTTATTTCATCCGCGGCGAACCGTACTTCGATACGGCGATGGAGGCATTCGTTACCGGCTATCGCGAGCATCGTCCGCTTGGTGACGCGCAGTTGCGACGTCTACCACTTTTTATGGCCGCGCGCGGCACGACCTATCTTGGGTGGGTGCATCGGAGAAAGCATACGGATACGGCGAAGACGCTGACGCCGGTGCTGATCGATTATGCGGTGTCGGCGGTTGAGGAGTATTTGGGGAGTCGGTGA
- a CDS encoding RHS repeat-associated core domain-containing protein: MILAIDAIGVVPGGNEVPVPVRTVMKDIAIGFVKGMIPATALDMLWGAAQGNAKDYLTQLDQHMARRKDDIRRWVSQTVQGLRSFIANPPGVLAQQRAIEGKKDQGFWSWLPDGETVMVHAVDELLAVTLPGSDEPVRDVLLGWLAQFERDSNGMLDQAFGAAEQTGTLLAMAAQIARAFEARRHHASHVVERGPGPAHEPDVKGAAHIGHYQTGAQASQLPAACHCLLPSANRISERPIDYATGDENLAQTDFVVDGIVPIVWSRLYRSSLDAYDTSPLGARWSSAFHLSLEVRGDGTLVFFDAENRAVPLPAVAVGEAVDVPTEHFSVARPDAKTIFLGYPDGSRETYVLAGPRYRLQCRLGRDGLGHTLAYNEAGQLVSISDGHDTSIRLTYRNGRVSAIHRIDGQGRNSSLLATYRYDDTGDLLAHHDALDQVRGYDYRDHLLTRYTDFNSYAVHLDWHWPGKPDGLAAPASAQCVRTYIRYPGADRLNSRKILEETRFEYHREHWFTKVTDAAGNVTFYRYDRDNRIVRVERADGTGESYEWDANHNITGIRDAAGRMRRFDYDAQGRIVAETDAVGRKTLTEYDAHGLPVKVTGPAGQTTITAYDPLGRPVSVTDEAGRTTQYAWNDAGRLVSLTDPKGGVRRFSYDAAGRLLQATDCSGYATRYQYDALGHLLRRIDAEDAETAYQHDALGRLVKVTYPDGTAESFQYDGEGNVVAHIDGAMQVTRFAWKMDRHPVSREDAAGHTVMYRYDDQWRLVKLINENGSATSFKYDAIGQLIEQTGFDGKTVRHEYDEAGFRIASREGDVETLFTRDALGRLKERIVRKAGVEHADCHEQFYYDLHGRLTAAQTSGSRVVFHYDDAGNLIAEEQHLRTESAGPYVVVTRHGYDALGNRTRTQLPNTLKIDWLRYGSGHVHGVMVNGEPLLDFERDRLHRETTRTHRAFSARREYDPAGRLLKQIAQLAPSPSPSLSQPQAQSHSQPAATETPTRLSGRRYRYGPQGHLTHIDDDLRGATSYGYDPVGRLLEAVTPDLTETFAYDRAGNRVDPEKVPVRPEVETFAERVARHTREQAQWEAANPGRQYYMGTRPDERANREDALMAEYERRLPKCLDNLLKELEHTRYHYDERGNLIRRIDWGGPTWVYRYDLSNRLVEASRYAKTPEDTTDQHGTDAHHRHRTYIGRTVPELTATYRYDAFGRRTVKEVMQPDGNTDITVFVWDGDVLLIEERFTRTPQKPAWSRPVAPEPALASMVREDPEDAYSLPVAQRAHALDVAWQGVSLYLHEPGTFVPLARLDEKLVEPAYLATGTDGRAVRVPAKTTHTTLFYLNDHLGTPQEIVNDSGKVVWIGRYRAWGAVKKGTKVWQEKPNPGRTVNPIRFQGQYYDEETGLHYNRHRYYDPDAGRFISRDPIGLAGGINVYAYAPNPVTWVDPLGLARSGQWTDVGNGQIRIDPPHVENTNQQVHAHCQCKSRKQEIVVNKDGSQSHGSRGDVSGLTRTEKDYLRDKGFDL, encoded by the coding sequence ATGATCCTCGCGATCGATGCGATCGGCGTGGTGCCGGGTGGCAATGAGGTGCCCGTGCCGGTGCGCACCGTGATGAAGGACATTGCGATCGGTTTCGTGAAAGGCATGATTCCGGCGACCGCGCTCGACATGCTGTGGGGCGCCGCCCAGGGCAACGCAAAGGACTATCTGACGCAGCTCGACCAGCACATGGCGCGCCGGAAGGACGATATCCGCAGATGGGTGTCACAGACGGTCCAGGGGTTACGTTCCTTCATCGCGAATCCGCCTGGCGTTCTGGCCCAGCAACGCGCGATCGAAGGAAAGAAGGATCAGGGGTTCTGGTCTTGGCTGCCCGATGGCGAGACCGTCATGGTCCATGCGGTGGACGAACTGCTGGCCGTCACGCTGCCCGGCAGCGACGAGCCGGTGCGCGACGTGCTGCTGGGATGGCTCGCGCAGTTCGAGCGCGACAGTAATGGAATGCTGGATCAGGCGTTCGGCGCCGCGGAGCAGACCGGCACGCTGCTGGCCATGGCCGCGCAGATCGCGCGGGCATTCGAGGCGCGGCGTCATCACGCGTCGCACGTTGTCGAACGCGGCCCGGGGCCGGCGCATGAGCCGGATGTCAAGGGCGCCGCGCATATCGGGCACTACCAGACGGGTGCCCAGGCAAGCCAGTTACCCGCTGCCTGCCACTGTCTGCTGCCATCGGCAAACCGGATCAGCGAGCGGCCGATCGACTACGCGACAGGCGACGAGAACCTGGCGCAGACCGATTTCGTCGTCGACGGCATCGTGCCGATCGTGTGGTCGCGGCTGTACCGCTCAAGCCTCGATGCGTACGACACCAGTCCGCTCGGTGCGCGTTGGAGCAGTGCGTTTCACCTGTCGCTCGAAGTGCGTGGGGACGGGACGCTGGTCTTCTTCGATGCGGAGAACCGCGCGGTGCCGCTGCCGGCTGTTGCGGTGGGCGAAGCGGTTGACGTGCCCACCGAGCACTTTTCAGTGGCGCGGCCGGATGCAAAGACGATCTTCCTCGGCTATCCGGACGGCAGCCGCGAAACCTATGTCCTCGCGGGCCCACGCTACCGGCTGCAGTGCCGGCTCGGGCGCGATGGCCTTGGTCATACCCTTGCCTATAACGAAGCGGGTCAGCTCGTTTCCATCAGTGACGGCCACGATACATCGATCCGCCTGACCTACCGCAATGGCCGCGTGAGTGCAATCCACCGCATCGACGGCCAGGGCCGGAACTCCAGCCTGCTCGCGACGTACCGCTATGACGACACCGGCGATCTGCTCGCCCATCACGACGCGCTGGACCAGGTGCGCGGCTACGACTATCGCGATCACCTGCTCACGCGCTATACGGACTTCAACAGTTACGCCGTGCATCTCGACTGGCACTGGCCGGGCAAACCGGACGGGCTGGCTGCCCCTGCCAGCGCGCAATGCGTGCGCACATACATCCGTTACCCCGGCGCGGATCGCCTGAACAGCCGCAAAATCCTCGAGGAAACGCGCTTCGAGTACCACCGTGAGCACTGGTTCACGAAGGTCACCGATGCCGCGGGCAACGTGACGTTCTACCGCTACGACCGCGACAACCGGATCGTGCGGGTCGAGCGCGCGGACGGCACGGGCGAATCGTACGAGTGGGACGCGAACCACAACATCACTGGCATCCGCGATGCGGCGGGCCGCATGCGCCGTTTCGACTACGACGCGCAGGGGCGCATCGTCGCCGAGACGGATGCGGTGGGCCGCAAAACACTTACCGAATACGATGCGCACGGTCTGCCGGTGAAGGTGACCGGGCCAGCCGGACAGACCACCATCACCGCCTACGATCCGCTGGGTCGACCGGTGTCGGTGACAGACGAAGCCGGCCGGACCACGCAGTACGCGTGGAACGACGCCGGACGCCTTGTTTCGCTGACCGATCCCAAAGGCGGTGTGCGGCGCTTCTCGTACGATGCAGCCGGGCGTCTGCTGCAGGCTACTGACTGCTCCGGGTATGCGACCCGCTATCAGTACGACGCGCTCGGCCACCTGCTCAGGCGGATCGACGCCGAAGACGCGGAAACGGCCTACCAGCACGATGCGCTGGGGCGGCTCGTGAAGGTGACCTATCCGGATGGCACAGCGGAATCCTTCCAGTACGACGGCGAAGGCAACGTGGTGGCGCATATCGATGGCGCGATGCAGGTCACCCGCTTTGCCTGGAAGATGGACAGGCATCCGGTCTCACGCGAGGACGCGGCCGGCCATACGGTGATGTACCGGTACGACGATCAGTGGCGACTGGTGAAGCTCATCAACGAGAACGGCAGCGCCACGAGTTTTAAATACGACGCGATCGGGCAACTCATTGAGCAGACCGGCTTCGACGGGAAGACGGTACGGCACGAATACGATGAGGCGGGGTTCCGTATCGCCTCGCGCGAAGGTGACGTCGAAACGCTTTTTACCCGCGACGCCTTGGGGCGGCTGAAGGAGCGCATCGTCCGTAAAGCAGGCGTGGAGCACGCGGACTGCCACGAGCAGTTCTACTACGACCTGCACGGACGGCTCACGGCGGCGCAGACGTCTGGCAGCCGGGTGGTGTTCCATTACGACGACGCCGGCAACCTGATTGCCGAAGAACAGCATCTGCGGACTGAATCCGCTGGTCCGTACGTGGTCGTGACGCGGCATGGGTATGACGCGCTGGGCAACCGGACCCGCACGCAACTGCCGAACACGCTGAAGATCGACTGGCTACGCTATGGTTCGGGGCACGTGCATGGCGTGATGGTCAATGGCGAGCCGCTGCTCGACTTTGAGCGAGACAGGCTGCATCGCGAGACCACGCGGACGCACCGGGCGTTCAGCGCCCGGCGGGAATACGATCCGGCCGGGCGGCTGCTGAAGCAGATCGCGCAACTGGCGCCATCGCCTTCGCCATCGCTGTCGCAACCACAGGCGCAGTCGCACTCACAGCCAGCTGCAACGGAGACTCCCACGCGTCTGTCCGGGCGCCGCTATCGCTATGGCCCGCAGGGCCACCTGACACATATCGACGATGATCTGCGCGGCGCGACGTCGTACGGTTATGACCCGGTGGGCCGTCTGCTGGAAGCGGTAACGCCTGACCTGACGGAGACGTTCGCCTACGACCGGGCCGGCAACCGTGTTGATCCGGAGAAGGTGCCGGTAAGACCCGAAGTGGAGACGTTCGCCGAACGCGTCGCGCGTCACACCCGCGAGCAGGCGCAGTGGGAAGCGGCCAATCCGGGCCGGCAGTACTACATGGGAACCCGTCCGGACGAACGCGCGAACCGTGAAGACGCGCTGATGGCGGAGTACGAACGCAGGCTGCCGAAGTGCCTCGATAACCTGCTGAAGGAACTGGAGCACACGCGCTATCACTACGACGAGCGGGGCAACCTGATCCGCCGGATCGACTGGGGTGGACCGACGTGGGTCTATCGCTACGACCTGTCGAACCGGCTCGTCGAGGCGAGTCGCTATGCGAAGACGCCCGAGGATACGACGGACCAGCACGGCACGGATGCGCACCACCGCCACCGGACATACATCGGCAGAACGGTTCCCGAGCTGACGGCGACATACCGGTACGACGCATTCGGCCGTCGCACGGTCAAGGAGGTGATGCAGCCCGATGGCAACACGGACATCACGGTGTTCGTGTGGGACGGCGATGTGCTGCTGATCGAGGAGCGTTTTACCCGTACGCCGCAGAAACCGGCGTGGTCGCGTCCGGTGGCGCCCGAACCGGCACTCGCGTCGATGGTGCGGGAGGATCCGGAAGACGCGTATTCGCTGCCGGTGGCGCAGCGCGCGCATGCGCTGGATGTCGCATGGCAGGGCGTGTCGCTCTACCTGCACGAGCCGGGCACGTTCGTGCCGCTCGCGCGTCTCGACGAAAAGCTGGTCGAGCCCGCGTATCTGGCAACGGGTACCGATGGCCGCGCGGTGCGGGTGCCGGCGAAGACTACACACACGACGCTGTTCTATCTGAACGATCATCTCGGGACACCGCAGGAGATCGTCAATGATTCAGGCAAGGTGGTGTGGATCGGGCGGTACAGGGCCTGGGGGGCGGTGAAGAAAGGGACGAAGGTCTGGCAGGAGAAGCCCAACCCGGGCAGGACGGTCAACCCGATCCGGTTTCAGGGGCAGTATTATGATGAAGAGACGGGACTGCACTATAACCGGCATCGGTACTATGATCCGGACGCCGGGCGGTTCATCAGCAGGGATCCTATCGGGCTGGCAGGTGGGATTAATGTTTATGCGTATGCGCCGAACCCGGTTACTTGGGTCGATCCGCTCGGACTGGCTCGGTCTGGACAGTGGACTGACGTCGGAAACGGTCAGATAAGAATTGATCCGCCACACGTGGAAAATACTAACCAACAGGTCCACGCTCATTGCCAATGTAAATCTCGAAAGCAGGAGATCGTTGTAAACAAGGATGGTAGCCAGAGCCACGGATCACGCGGAGATGTCTCCGGACTGACGCGAACAGAGAAAGACTACTTGCGTGACAAAGGATTCGATCTATGA